DNA from Nitriliruptor alkaliphilus DSM 45188:
CAGCGGGTACGGATCGATCGGGATGGTCAGCGGTCCGCCGGAGCCCCGGCGATGAGGTCCCGGACCGCGTCGGGGTCCGCGGCGAGGACGACCAGCACGTCCCCGGACGCCAGGACGGTCTCTCCGGTCGGCACCACCACGCCCTGATCGCGACGGACGCTGGTCAGCACGGTCCGTTCGGGCCAGGCGACGTCGCGGACGGCCGCACCCACGACCGGGGAGCGATCGTCGACCGCGAGCTCGACGAAGCGCACACCGGTCAGGTCGCGCAGCTGCGAGGCCGCCTCGCGCTGCTGGGTCGCGGCGCCTCGCGTCAGGCCGAGCTGGTAGGCCCGCACGATGTCCTCGCGCCGCAGCATCCCCACCATCCGCCGGGTGCTCTGGTCGAGGACGGGGACGCGACCGACGTCGAGGGAGGCCATCCGCCGTACCGCGACGAAGACCGGATCGTCGGTGACCACGGTCAGGGCGCGACGGGTGCACAGGTCCGCGGCGGTGCGACCGTCACGGGTCGCGAGGTCCCCACGGGTCAGGATGCCGACGAGCTGGCCACGCGGATCGACCACCGCGTAGCCACGGCCGCCGCCGCGGGCGAAGTGCGCCTCCACCGCGGCGCGGTCGGCGTCCGCGGGGATGGTCGGATGGTCGCGGGTCATCACCTCGGCGACCGTGACCCGCTGGAGGACGTCCACGTCGTCGGGCCGGCCGAGGACGACGCCACGCCGGCGCAGGTGCGCGGCGTAGATGCCCTCCGGGCGGACACGGTCGTGGAGGAAGACGGCCAGCCCGACGGCGAGCATGAGCGGGAGGACGAGCTCGTAGTCCCCGACGAGCTCGAAGACGATGATGATGGCCGTCAGCGGAGCGCGAGCGGTCGCCCCGAAGACCGCTGCCATGCCGACGGTGGCGACGGCCCCGGGATCGAGCGCGGGCAGGATCGGGAGGGCGGCGGTGCCGACCACCCCGCCGAGGGCCGCGCCGGTCAGCAGCATCGGGGCGAAGGAGCCGACCGCCGAACCGGCACCGACGGTGACGCTCGTGGCCACGAGCTTGGCCACCAGCAGGACGAGCAGGAGCGCCGCGGCCGTCCACGTCGTCCCGTACTCGACGTCGAGGATGGCTTGGATCGGTTCGCGGACGCCGACGATCGGCGGGACCGACTCCCCGTCACCGAGCACCTCGGGGACCACGAGGGCGATGAGGCCGACGACCAACCCGGCCGCGCCGAGGGTGGCGACGCGGCCGATCCGGCGACGCGACCACGCCGCAGCCCGCTGAGCGAGCTGCTCACCCCGGTGGAAGCCGAGCGCGACCACGACCGCCAGCAGGCCGAGCAGGGCGTACACCACGAGCTCGATCGGGTCGCCGAGACCGAACTCGCGGGTCGGCTGGAAGATCAGGTCTTCACCGACCAGCTGGCGCGCGACCACCGAACCGACCACCGAACCGACGACCACGACCTGCAGGCCGGCGCCCCGGACGCCGAGCTGGAGGACCTCGATCGCGAACAGCATCCCTCCGATGGGTGCGTTGAAGGATGCACCGATGCCGGCAGCCGCCCCGGCGGCCACCAGTGACCGCATGCGAGCCTCCCCGATCGGTAGCAGCCGACCGACGACCGAACCGACCGACCCTCCGATCAGCACGATCGGGCCCTCGCGACCACCCGAGGCACCGGAGCCGAGCGCCACGGAGGTCGCGCCGAGCGCGCCGAGCGGCACCCGCCTGCGGAAGCGACCGCCGTGCAGGGCGAGCGTCTCCATCGTGGACACGATCCCCCCACCGGCCACCTCGGGGACCACACGGGTGACGAGCAGGCCGACGAGCAGCCCGCCGACGGCAGGCACCAGGACCAGCTGCCAGGCCGGTGCCGGGTCGGTCCACACCACGTGCTGGAGCACCTCGACGATCGAGATCAGCAGCCACGCCAGGACGCCGGTCAGCAGACCGGTCGTGGCACCGAGCCCGAGCATGACCCCGTCGACGGTGCCCTCCGCCTGGGCCCGGCGCCGGACGGCCCCGAGGGCCCGACGCACGAGCGCCCAGGCCCGTCGTGCCGACTGGGGCACGCGGCGCGTCGGCGGCGGTGGACCCGTCACGCCCCGCGGGCGAGGATGGTCTCGAGGTCGACATCGGCGGTGGACGGGTACCGCAGGTGGGCGTGGCCGACGCGCTCCGCGGGCCCGATGCCGACGGCGAGCATGCCGGCCGCCAGGGCCGCGTCCACGCCGGCCTCGGCGTCCTCGACGACCGCACACGTGGCTGGCTCGACATCGAGGGAACGTGCGGCGGCCAGGAACAGGTCGGGCGCGGGCTTGGCCACCTCGACCGTCGACCCGTCGGCGATGGCGTCGAACCGATCGGTGATCTCGAGCGCGTCGAGGACCATCGGCGCGTTCTTCGACGACGAGCCGATCGCGAGCTTCAGTCCACGGTCCCGGCACGCTTCGACGAGCTCGAGCGCACCGGGCAGCAGATCGTCGGGTGACATGTCGGCCAGCAACTCGACGTAGCGTTCGTTCTTCTCGGCCATCATCCGCGCGAAGGTGGCCTCGTCCACCTCGCGGCCAGCGAGCACGAGGCGCAGCGAATCAGCGCGCGACACCCCCCGGAGCGCCTCGTTCGCCTGTCGGTCGAACGGCAGCCCCTCGGCATCGGCGAGCTCCTGCCACGCGCGGTAGTGGAACTCGGCGGTGTCGGTCAGGACGCCGTCGAGGTCGAAGATCACGGCACGGATCGGCACGTCGGGCACGGCGGTCTCCTCGGGTGGCCGGCCCGCACGCTACCGGCGTGGCTCGGCGGGAGCGGTGAGCCAGTCGAGGAGCTCGTCGCGGCGGTCCGCGACCCCCTTGTAGCGCGCGAGCTCGGGCGGCATGACCTCGATCGCCTCGGCCAGGCGCGCGCGCCGCGACACCGACGAGGCGACCTCGCCGAGGGGCGCCCGCAGCACCCGGATCAGGAACACCCCGAGCCCGAGGTCGGGCAGCGCCAGGGTGGTCTGCCGCTCGGCCCGGAACGTGAGCTCGGCGATCGGACCACGCGCGGTCGCCGGTGGGCCGCGGAACCGCGGGTGGTGTGCGGCCGCCGGATCGTCGGTCAGCCCCCAGACCCAGCGCACGTGCGGTCCCGACGTCACGATGGCGCGGGTCAGGGCGTCGCTCGCAGCTCGAAGGCGATCCGCCGCGGGCACCGGGCCGTGCAGCTCGCTCAGGTGGCGGCCAGCAGCGGCGCCCGGGTCCCACCCCGACGGCGTGCACACGTGGAGCCAGACGGCCCGACCCGACGCGTCCACGAGCACGACGTCCTCCGCCACGGCCAGCGCCACCGCCTCGAGGAGCCGGTGCTCGGGCGGCACCGCAGCGAGGCGGTCGGCCACCTGCCGCGACGCGACGCGGTCCTCGCCTCCCGACGTGACCGGCTGCCGATCGATCCTGCCACCGGACGTCACGCCGACCCCGGCGGCGGACACGGTGAGGCTGTCGCCCGCGGCCATGAGCAGCTCGGGAACGTCACGGCTCACGGCACGACCGAGGGCCAGGCCGGCAGTGAGCGCGTCGCCCGGGGCGAGATCCGGGGTGTGCGAGGTCCAGGGTGCCGGGTCCGTGGCGACCCGCTGCCGCGCTGCAGCCACGAGCCTCGGCACCTCCGCGTCGATCCGCACCAGGGTCCGAGGACCGTCGTCCTCGACGTGGGGCGGGACGGGCCGGGTGAGCGGCCAGAGGTCCGGTCGCACGTGCGGCATCGCCCGGACCGCGAACGGGACGACCACCGGCGGCAGCGGTGCCGCCGGGCTGCCGGTCACGTCAGCTGCCCGAACCGCCGAGGCCGCGCGTGAGCAGCTCAGCAGCGAGCTCGGCGCAGGTCGGGCACATCGGGTATCGCGACGGGTCACCGTCCGGCTTCCAGCGTTTGCCGCACAACGCGGTGACGGCGGTCCCCTTGCGCTTCGCCCGTTCCAGCTGTCGCTTGGCGACGTAGTGGGTGAAGCGGTCGTGGTCCCCGTCACCGGCCGAGGGGTCCGGACGGGTCTGTGGATCGATCACCGGGGTCGCCGGTGCCGTCCGGGGGGTCACCTGGGTGTCCGCGGCACGTGCCGGAGCGTGAGTGGTCGAGGCGTCCATCGGGCCAAGGTAGCGCCCGCTCGGCCGCGACGAGGTGGGAGCGGCCCCCGCCGCAGCGACGCAGGGTCCCCGGCCACGGCCTTCGGTCCTCGGGCTTCAGTCCTCGGGCTCGTAGCGGTGCACGTACGACTCCTCCTCGGTCGAGCCGTCCGGGTAGGTGATCGTCCGGCCGTACTCCACCGTGAAGCCGTCGCGCTCCTGTCCCGGGACCCGGTCGCGGGGGTCGTCCGTCCACGTGTCCACCTCGGCCCACGGGCTGCTGACGAAGCGCACCGTGACCTCCGACTCGCTGTGCGAGGTGACCACGAGGATCGCGTGGGGCGAGTCGTTCTCGACGACCACGTCGATGTGGCCGAACGACAACGTGGCTTCGCGACCCATCGGGTAGCGCTCGAAGTAGTAGGAGTGTGGCTGGAACTCCACGATGGCGATGCCGGCGAACCACGCGGCGTTCAGGAACGTGGTGCCGAGCTGGCTGGAACCGCCACCGACGACCGAGATCAGCTCACCGTCGGCGTCGATGAACCCGTTCTCGACGAACCCACGCTCCCGGGTCCGCGGTCCGATGGCCTCGTTGAGCGAGAAGCGATCGCCCGGGTGGATGATCGAGCCGTCGAAGAGGTCCGCGCCGAGGTGGATGTTGTGGTTGCGGGCCTCGCCGGGCGTCAGCGGGGTGCTGAAGCTCGACACCACCTGCTCGATGCCGAGCTCCTCGGCGTCCTGCCGCGACAGCTCGGGCTCGGTGGTGTCGCCGGCGAGCTCGCCCGCTCGATCGTCGTCGCGGGTGGCGAGCTCGAGGACGCGGAACGCGGTCCGATCGACGTCCACGGCGAACCCTGGTGTGCCGCCGACGATCTCGACGGTGTCGCCGGTGACCTCGAAGTCGGCCTCGACCGGTGGCTCCTCCAGGGCTCCGATCCCCTCATCACCGAGGTGATCGGCGAGACGGTCCCCATCGGTGTGCACGGCCA
Protein-coding regions in this window:
- a CDS encoding chloride channel protein produces the protein MPQSARRAWALVRRALGAVRRRAQAEGTVDGVMLGLGATTGLLTGVLAWLLISIVEVLQHVVWTDPAPAWQLVLVPAVGGLLVGLLVTRVVPEVAGGGIVSTMETLALHGGRFRRRVPLGALGATSVALGSGASGGREGPIVLIGGSVGSVVGRLLPIGEARMRSLVAAGAAAGIGASFNAPIGGMLFAIEVLQLGVRGAGLQVVVVGSVVGSVVARQLVGEDLIFQPTREFGLGDPIELVVYALLGLLAVVVALGFHRGEQLAQRAAAWSRRRIGRVATLGAAGLVVGLIALVVPEVLGDGESVPPIVGVREPIQAILDVEYGTTWTAAALLLVLLVAKLVATSVTVGAGSAVGSFAPMLLTGAALGGVVGTAALPILPALDPGAVATVGMAAVFGATARAPLTAIIIVFELVGDYELVLPLMLAVGLAVFLHDRVRPEGIYAAHLRRRGVVLGRPDDVDVLQRVTVAEVMTRDHPTIPADADRAAVEAHFARGGGRGYAVVDPRGQLVGILTRGDLATRDGRTAADLCTRRALTVVTDDPVFVAVRRMASLDVGRVPVLDQSTRRMVGMLRREDIVRAYQLGLTRGAATQQREAASQLRDLTGVRFVELAVDDRSPVVGAAVRDVAWPERTVLTSVRRDQGVVVPTGETVLASGDVLVVLAADPDAVRDLIAGAPADR
- the pgmB gene encoding beta-phosphoglucomutase, which translates into the protein MPDVPIRAVIFDLDGVLTDTAEFHYRAWQELADAEGLPFDRQANEALRGVSRADSLRLVLAGREVDEATFARMMAEKNERYVELLADMSPDDLLPGALELVEACRDRGLKLAIGSSSKNAPMVLDALEITDRFDAIADGSTVEVAKPAPDLFLAAARSLDVEPATCAVVEDAEAGVDAALAAGMLAVGIGPAERVGHAHLRYPSTADVDLETILARGA
- a CDS encoding heme-dependent oxidative N-demethylase subunit alpha family protein — translated: MTGSPAAPLPPVVVPFAVRAMPHVRPDLWPLTRPVPPHVEDDGPRTLVRIDAEVPRLVAAARQRVATDPAPWTSHTPDLAPGDALTAGLALGRAVSRDVPELLMAAGDSLTVSAAGVGVTSGGRIDRQPVTSGGEDRVASRQVADRLAAVPPEHRLLEAVALAVAEDVVLVDASGRAVWLHVCTPSGWDPGAAAGRHLSELHGPVPAADRLRAASDALTRAIVTSGPHVRWVWGLTDDPAAAHHPRFRGPPATARGPIAELTFRAERQTTLALPDLGLGVFLIRVLRAPLGEVASSVSRRARLAEAIEVMPPELARYKGVADRRDELLDWLTAPAEPRR
- a CDS encoding DUF3039 domain-containing protein, whose amino-acid sequence is MDASTTHAPARAADTQVTPRTAPATPVIDPQTRPDPSAGDGDHDRFTHYVAKRQLERAKRKGTAVTALCGKRWKPDGDPSRYPMCPTCAELAAELLTRGLGGSGS
- a CDS encoding VanW family protein, translating into MAESPLLERPAARWVVLAVGAILLVLAAAYILLVGLQRGQGETVLTGVHVDGESVGGASRAELVATVDARTEARLADPVVVVASEGELETDRAGVGASVDREATIDAAWERGRRGFLRALRDHARARMGGTVDVGIEVTADRRELARWATDAADQLSQPVRDAAVELVARDGEDDTVDVAVTDPREGREVDPGPLAQEVAGRVERPGEVRVEVPARTRTPDITDVDLEAVVPRAELAVSASVTLTNPSAGEDLVLAPGDLASVLVVLARPEEPEGARLAVHTDGDRLADHLGDEGIGALEEPPVEADFEVTGDTVEIVGGTPGFAVDVDRTAFRVLELATRDDDRAGELAGDTTEPELSRQDAEELGIEQVVSSFSTPLTPGEARNHNIHLGADLFDGSIIHPGDRFSLNEAIGPRTRERGFVENGFIDADGELISVVGGGSSQLGTTFLNAAWFAGIAIVEFQPHSYYFERYPMGREATLSFGHIDVVVENDSPHAILVVTSHSESEVTVRFVSSPWAEVDTWTDDPRDRVPGQERDGFTVEYGRTITYPDGSTEEESYVHRYEPED